A stretch of DNA from Cellulomonas xiejunii:
CCCGCCGTTACCAATGGATATCGATGGATCCGATGGTAACGTCGTCGGGTGGCAACGGTTGACGCAAGGTCGCCGGACGGGTGGCCCAGGTTCTCCACCGAGACGGTGCCGTGGGAGTCCGCGGACGCGGGCTACGGCCCGCGCGCCGCTCGCCGTGCCCACGTCGGGCCCTACGAGGCCGCGGTGCCGCCGACCATCGCCGACGCCCCCGTGCACCTGCCGTCGGCCACCACCGCGCTGGTCGCCGAGGCGTCCGCCGAGGTCGCACGCTTCGACGGCGAGACGCACGCCGCCACGACGTCGTTCGCCGCCCTCCTGCTGCGCACCGAGGCGGCCAGCTCCTCCCAGATCGAGAACCTCACGTCCTCGCCCCGCGCCGTCGCGCTGGCCGAGCTGGGGCGGCGCGGCCGGGCGAACGCCGACGAGATCGTCGCCAACGTGGCGGCGATGACCCAGGCGCTGCAGGTGGCCGACCGCCTCGACGGCGCCGCGGTCCTCGCGATGCACCGCGCGCTGATGATCGGCCACATGCCGGGGGACGCCGGACGCTGGCGCGACCAGCAGGTCTGGATCGGTGGCGGGTCCCGCAGCCCGCACGGCGCCGCCTACGTCGCTCCCGTCCACGGGCGCGTCCCCGACGCCGTCGACGACCTCACGGCGTTCATGGCGCGCGACGACGTCCCGCTGCTCGCCCAGGCCGCGCTGACCCACGCCCACTTCGAGGCGATCCACCCCTTCCCCGACGGCAACGGCCGCACCGGCCGCGCGCTGCTGCACGCCCAGCTGCGCCACGGAGGCCTCACGCGTGAGGCCATCGTCCCGGTCTCGGCCGGCCTGCTCGCCGACACCGACCGGTACTTCCAGGCCCTCACCGCCTACCGCGACGGGGACGTCGAACCCATCGTCACCGAGGTCGCGCAGGCGGTGTTCCCTGCCCTGGCGAGCTCCCGGCGCCTCATCGGCGACGTCACCGAGGCGCGCGCCGCGTGGGGCGAGCGGATCCGCGCACGACGCGGCGCCGCCGCCTGGGCCCTGGCGGACCTGGTGACCACCCGTCCGGTGGTCGACGCGCGTCTCGCTGCCGAGCACCTGGGTGTCTCGACGGTCAACGCCCAGCTCGCGATCGACCGCCTCGTCGAGGCCGGCGTGCTCGAGCAGATCGGCCACGGCAGCCGGGACCGGGTGTGGCAGGCCGGTGACGTTCTCGCTGCGATGGAGCGCTTCGCGGACAGGTCGCACCGCCGGACGTGGTGACGCCCGCTCTTCACGTCCGTCCGACGCTGGTCGCGTCACGCACCGGGCGAGGCCGCCCCTCCCCCGGTCACGAGCAGCGCCCGCACCTCGTCGTCGGTGGGCGGGTCGAAGTCGACGTACGCCTGCCCGACGGCCCGGAAAGCGGTTGGTCGCCGCACGCAGACGACCTCGTCGGCCTCGCGCGCCAGGGCCGCGCACGCGCCGGTGGATCCGACCGGCACGGCCACGACGACGCGCGCCGGAGCGTGGCTGCGGACGGCCGCGACCGCGGCGCGCATGGTCGCGCCGGTCGCCAGCCCGTCGTCCACGAGCACCACGACGCGACCGCGGACGTCCGGCGCGGGGCGCCCGTCGCGGTACGCGGCCTCGCGGCGGCGCAGCTCGACGAGCTCCCGGCGGCGCACGCGGTCGAGGTCGTCCGCCGTGACACGTGCCTGCGCCTGGACCCGGCGCTCGTGCACCAGCTCGACCGCGTCGCCGATACCGGCGATGGCACCCATCGCGACCTCGGGATGGCCGGGGAGTCCGAGCTTGCGGACGACGACGACGTCCAGCGGTGCGCCGAGCGCCGCGGCGACCGGAGCCGCGACCGGCACCCCGCCGCGCGGCAGCGCGAGGACGAGGACCCGGGCGTCGTGCGCGTGGGCGGCGAGATGACGCGCGAGGTCGCGCCCGGCAGCGGCGCGGTCGGGGTAGGGCCTGGGCGTGTCGGGCATGCGCGCGACCTCCCGGTGCGCACGACGGCCTGACAGCGCCGCGACGCACCGTCGACGACAGTCCCCAGCGTGCGCCCGTCAGGGGACGTCGGCAACGACGCAGACGCATGCTGGTGCGACGCGAACGATCGAGGTGGTCACGGTGGTCGATCCCGACGACCCGCGCGAGCAGATCCAGGTCGCCGTGCTCCTGGCGAACGGGCGGCTGGCGGGACGCCGGTTCGCGGACCGGGCCGAGGCGGAGGCCTGGGCGCAGCCCGGCGAGGAGGTCGTCGAGCTCGACCTCGTCGGCGAGTGCGACCGGTAGGTGCCCTGCGCGCGTCGCACGTCAGTGGTGGTGGTCGTGCCTGCCCAACGTCTCGGCTGCCGTCACGCCCGGCCGGGTCCACTGCGGGACCGGACGGCCCGTGGGACCCCACGTCGCGTGCCCGTCCACGTCGGTGCGCCAGTACCAGCACG
This window harbors:
- a CDS encoding Fic family protein, producing MPWESADAGYGPRAARRAHVGPYEAAVPPTIADAPVHLPSATTALVAEASAEVARFDGETHAATTSFAALLLRTEAASSSQIENLTSSPRAVALAELGRRGRANADEIVANVAAMTQALQVADRLDGAAVLAMHRALMIGHMPGDAGRWRDQQVWIGGGSRSPHGAAYVAPVHGRVPDAVDDLTAFMARDDVPLLAQAALTHAHFEAIHPFPDGNGRTGRALLHAQLRHGGLTREAIVPVSAGLLADTDRYFQALTAYRDGDVEPIVTEVAQAVFPALASSRRLIGDVTEARAAWGERIRARRGAAAWALADLVTTRPVVDARLAAEHLGVSTVNAQLAIDRLVEAGVLEQIGHGSRDRVWQAGDVLAAMERFADRSHRRTW
- a CDS encoding phosphoribosyltransferase, translating into MPDTPRPYPDRAAAGRDLARHLAAHAHDARVLVLALPRGGVPVAAPVAAALGAPLDVVVVRKLGLPGHPEVAMGAIAGIGDAVELVHERRVQAQARVTADDLDRVRRRELVELRRREAAYRDGRPAPDVRGRVVVLVDDGLATGATMRAAVAAVRSHAPARVVVAVPVGSTGACAALAREADEVVCVRRPTAFRAVGQAYVDFDPPTDDEVRALLVTGGGAASPGA